The DNA region AAGAAAAATCGCGATTGCCGGGTTGGGCGAAGCCGCCAGGCACATTCATATCCCTGCCTATGCAAAATTGGATGATCTGGAAGTGGTCGGGGGGTACGATCCGGCTATCCGGGAAGGCGGATTTGCCTTTCCGCTTTTTTCCTCAATCGATGAACTCCTGGACAAGACCTCTCCGGATATTCTTTCGGCAGTGACCCCGACCGCCCACCATTATGAGATCACCCGGAAAGGGCTGCTTGCCGGCTGCCACGTGCTTTGCGAAAAGCCTTTCATGGCCAGCATGGAGGACGCGAATGAAATAACCGCTCTATCCCGCGAAAAACATCGATGGGTCGTGGTCAACAATCAATACCGTTTCATGAACATCCACAGCAGCGCAAAAAAAGTCATCGGCACACCGGAATTCGGCGATCTGCTGTTCATCAGCGCCAACCAGACTTTCCTGGTCTCCGAAAAAACCGAAGCAGGATGGCGCGGACAGGAAACACGGCGTACTTGCCAGGAATTCGGCATTCATGCGCTTGATCTGTGCCGGTTTTTCTTCGACGAAGACCCGGTTTCCGTTTACGCACGCATGCCAAAGGGCGGAAATCCGAATGGCCCGGATTACCTGAATTTGATCCGCCTGGAATTCTCGGGAGACCGCGTCGCGCATATCAGTCTCGACCGCCTGTGTCGCGGCCCGCACCGCTATTTGGAAATGCGGCTGGACGGCAGCAGCGGTTGCGTCG from Betaproteobacteria bacterium includes:
- a CDS encoding Gfo/Idh/MocA family oxidoreductase; translation: MKRKIAIAGLGEAARHIHIPAYAKLDDLEVVGGYDPAIREGGFAFPLFSSIDELLDKTSPDILSAVTPTAHHYEITRKGLLAGCHVLCEKPFMASMEDANEITALSREKHRWVVVNNQYRFMNIHSSAKKVIGTPEFGDLLFISANQTFLVSEKTEAGWRGQETRRTCQEFGIHALDLCRFFFDEDPVSVYARMPKGGNPNGPDYLNLIRLEFSGDRVAHISLDRLCRGPHRYLEMRLDGSSGCVETSIGGNIALSAGVRGGSRKPYVNLDVTLGGRALLYQGENVRKIASDPLDLFAHGTAQLMRAFLDALDQGATPPCNADDNRRTLALMLAAYDSHEQKKTIEMQY